A region from the Vibrio navarrensis genome encodes:
- a CDS encoding SgrR family transcriptional regulator, with the protein MSSPRLRVQFETLFQHFDGKNSGVQLEEITDILFCTRRNARIVLNKLEEEGWIEWHPAAGRGKLSTLIFKRSKADVSENLARRYLEEGKIGQALEVLDSDAAKLTQVIQGYLGVSHREGEQVVRLPYYRPLSMLNPHLQMRRTEIHIARQIFSGLTKLDDNDMLQPDLAHTWEMLSKAHWRFYLRPGVRFHNGELLTTEMVIESLRELHHLNLFAHVQSVSSPSPWVVDIRLFKDDLYLPLALSESQAKILLPLRLRSEDYHIRPVGTGPYMVQSNDDKRLILRAFDGYFGFRPLLDQVEVWVIDESYSSMVYPSLSKPMMNASSRSDEVELDPGCTFLLLNKRSGVAKDPRWAEFFSAVLNGYQLFNHVPQDKVIELGLLQAYGIKPGWIDLYPNPNAQPPGELERISVAYQAKHPMFPVIAKTIKTILKRYRIEVDFVKYDCALETPEKVDIWLKAMGIATNREDALAGWLLDYSNIESMSTDYDFQRWLALVESWRSGVLNDFPAREIGKQLVKSFQVIPMFHCWLGVNKDHSGALQNAKCNALGWFDFSQVWVKPDLQLENEN; encoded by the coding sequence ATGAGTAGCCCGCGTCTTAGAGTTCAATTCGAAACCCTTTTTCAGCACTTCGATGGCAAAAACAGCGGAGTGCAACTGGAAGAGATCACCGACATTCTCTTCTGTACCCGCCGAAATGCCCGCATTGTCCTTAACAAGCTGGAAGAAGAAGGTTGGATCGAATGGCATCCGGCGGCAGGGCGGGGTAAGCTCTCGACGCTGATCTTTAAGCGCAGCAAAGCCGACGTCAGTGAAAATCTCGCCAGACGGTATCTCGAAGAAGGGAAAATTGGTCAGGCGCTCGAAGTGCTCGACAGTGACGCGGCGAAGCTGACGCAAGTGATCCAAGGCTATCTTGGTGTCTCACATCGCGAAGGCGAGCAGGTGGTGCGTCTGCCTTATTATCGTCCGCTGTCGATGCTCAACCCGCATCTGCAAATGCGCCGCACCGAAATTCATATCGCTCGGCAAATTTTTAGTGGTTTAACCAAGCTAGACGACAACGATATGCTGCAGCCAGATCTGGCCCATACGTGGGAAATGCTCTCAAAAGCGCATTGGCGATTCTATCTTCGTCCGGGAGTGCGCTTTCACAATGGTGAGCTGTTGACCACCGAAATGGTGATTGAAAGCCTGCGAGAGTTACATCACCTCAACCTTTTTGCCCATGTGCAATCGGTGAGCTCGCCCAGTCCTTGGGTAGTGGATATTCGGCTGTTTAAAGACGATCTCTACTTGCCGCTGGCCCTAAGTGAATCGCAGGCGAAAATTCTCTTGCCCCTGCGACTGCGCAGTGAAGACTATCATATTCGCCCAGTGGGTACGGGCCCATACATGGTGCAATCGAATGACGATAAGCGACTGATTTTAAGAGCGTTCGATGGCTACTTCGGATTTCGTCCACTGCTCGACCAAGTTGAGGTGTGGGTGATCGATGAATCGTACTCCTCAATGGTCTATCCAAGTTTAAGTAAACCGATGATGAACGCTTCGTCGCGCTCTGATGAGGTTGAACTCGACCCCGGTTGTACCTTTTTACTGCTCAATAAGCGCAGCGGTGTGGCGAAAGATCCGCGCTGGGCGGAGTTTTTCTCTGCAGTGCTCAATGGTTATCAACTGTTTAACCATGTGCCGCAAGACAAAGTGATTGAGCTTGGCTTGCTGCAAGCGTACGGCATCAAACCGGGTTGGATTGATCTTTATCCCAATCCAAACGCCCAGCCGCCGGGCGAGTTGGAACGCATTTCGGTCGCTTATCAAGCCAAGCACCCGATGTTTCCCGTGATAGCCAAAACCATCAAAACCATCTTAAAGCGCTATCGAATCGAGGTTGATTTTGTCAAATACGATTGCGCTTTAGAAACACCTGAAAAGGTCGACATTTGGCTCAAAGCAATGGGCATTGCCACCAACCGGGAAGATGCGTTGGCAGGGTGGCTGCTTGATTACAGCAATATTGAATCCATGAGCACAGACTACGATTTCCAGCGTTGGCTTGCGCTGGTGGAGAGTTGGCGCAGTGGCGTGCTAAACGATTTTCCTGCCAGAGAGATTGGTAAGCAGTTGGTGAAAAGCTTCCAGGTGATCCCAATGTTCCACTGCTGGCTCGGCGTCAACAAAGATCACAGTGGTGCGCTGCAAAACGCCAAATGCAATGCGCTAGGCTGGTTTGATTTTAGCCAAGTCTGGGTTAAGCCGGATCTGCAGCTTGAAAACGAAAATTGA
- a CDS encoding DUF3389 domain-containing protein: MVVEFSQGKIIATLHEVVIKLACHSGITLQAQVDALQLIGRGANVIVANGAECKWSVKLDDESQLAEISAQIGIAIE; encoded by the coding sequence ATGGTGGTCGAATTTAGCCAAGGGAAGATTATTGCAACGCTGCACGAAGTGGTGATCAAATTGGCTTGCCACTCCGGTATCACTCTACAAGCTCAGGTAGACGCGTTGCAGTTAATTGGCCGTGGTGCGAATGTTATCGTTGCCAATGGTGCGGAATGTAAATGGTCGGTAAAACTGGATGATGAAAGCCAACTCGCTGAAATTTCAGCGCAAATTGGCATCGCTATCGAATAG